The segment gtttatataaacaaaattgtgatGGTCTGATAGGTATGACTTAAACCACCGTAATGCctgtccctgaataccagtgtaattttgtagtcgatctaggagtattttatgatctatagtgttgaatgcagcactgagatcaagtaacactagtattgagacacagcctTTGTTTAGAAGCTAGAAGCAAgtcgtttgtaattttaacgagcgcagtttctgtgctatgatgagacctgaatcctgactgaaatttttcatagatagagtttttttgcaagaaggagcacaattggaccgacaccactttttctagtattttagacataaatggaagatttgaaatgggtctgtaatttgctaatacgtttggatctaattgtggtttcttaatgagaggcttaataactgctagcttgaacggtcgtgggacgtgacctagagataaagacgagttgataatattgagaagaggctcttctgctacaggtaacagttctttcagtagtttagtgggtattggatctaataaacatgttgttggtttagacACAGTAATAAGTCTATTTAGCTCTTCCTGTCCTATAGTTGTAAAGCACTGCAACTGTTCTTGAGGGGCGATAATTGAGGCTGAATCATAAAACTCTGTCAAAggttgtacatttacaattttatttcgGATACTTTCgattttttcattaaagaaattcataaagtcatcactactaaactgtaatgaaacattttgttctggtgatatctgtttatttgttaatctagCTACTGTACTAAATAAGAGCCGTGGATTGTTTTGGTTATTCTCTATAAGTTTGCGAAGATGCTCAGCCCTGGCTGCTTTTAGAGTCTTTCTATAGCGGGACGAACTGTCTTTCCATGCGATTCTGAAGACCTCTAAACGAGTTTGTCTCCTTTTGCTTTCTAGATTATGAGTTTCTCTTTTCATAGCGCAAGTAATACTGTTGTACCATGGAAcagtatttttctctctaacCTTTTTTAATCTCATGGGTGCAACAGTATAATGTACTAGTAAAAATGGTGCACATACTGCTAGTCATTTCCTCAAGATCATTTGCGTGTTCGGGTACGATGAGCAGCTGAGACAGATCAGGCAgattatttgtgaatttatctaTAGTTGTCGGGAGAATTGTTCTGCCTAGTCGATATCGTGGCGCAATTTGACAAATATCATCAGTATGCAGTACGCATGTTACAAGATAGTGATCAGAGACATCATCACTTTGCGGTAGAATTTCTATATCGGTAGGATTTATTCCATGtgatataattaaatctagagtatGATTAAGACGGTGAGTGGGTCCAGTGACGTTTTGTTCGACCCCAAATGAGTTTAGTAAATCAGTAAACGCAGCCCCTAACGTATCATTTATATTGTctacatgaatgttaaaatctcCAACAATCAGTGCTTTATCGACGTTGACCAATAGGTCTGAGAGAAAGTCTGCAAACTCTTTTAGGAAATCAGCATAAGGCCCTGGAGGTCTATAAATGGTAGCCAAAGCAAGAGATAGTAGCGACTTTTTACTTATATCTGAGAGTGTAACATTTAGCATAagaatttcaaatgaattaaacctATAGTTTGTTCTCTGAGTAACATTAAGTATCTCTCTATAGATTGTTGCTACACCACCGCCACAGCCAATCAGgcggcatttatttttataacggTAGCCAGGTGGACAAGACTCATTAAGACCAAAATAATGATTTGCTTTAAGCCATGTTTCAGTAAGGCAAATTACATCAAGACTATTATCCGTGATAATTTCTTTTATGATAACTGCCTTCGGTGTCAGCGATCTAATGTTTAGTAGCCCTAGCTTTAGagattgtttttgttcagtaattTTACAAAAATCTGGTTTGATCACGATTAGGTTTTTTCTagatcctttatttttattgttaaacctCACTATTCGGGGAATAGACACAGTTTCTATAGACTGTACTACACTCACATTTCTATCAATGAAGTGGGCAGAACACAGGCTGTGATTTGAGGTTTGACTTACTAGTCATATGGTGCGAAGCGTCTTGGAGATGTTCTCTGACAGAAGATTAGCTCCGATGCTGCTGGGGTGCAGGCCATCACACTCGTACCGTCTCGATCAGGCTTCTGAAGTCCTGCTTCAGCACCTCCGTCTGCCGCAGCCTGGTGTCGTTCACCCCCGCGTGCAGCACTACAGCTCCGATGGTCTCAGCACCGTTGAAGATCGCGGGAATCTGCGCAGAGACATCGAGAACACGAGCACCTGGAAAACAGTGACTGCGCACCTTACCTTTGGCTGTGGTAGCGTGGACGTGGCGGATGATGGAGTCTCCGATGACCACAGCGTCGCGTTCTGCCTCGCGAAGAGGGGAGAAGCGGTTCCGTGTCGAGACGTCGAAGACCGGGGGCGGCGGAGGAGGAGAGGTCCTGGTCCAAGGCCTGGCTCGCGTCTTCCGCTGCTGAAGCACCCAAGGTCCCTGGTGTGACGGCGCCAGAGTGAACGAGGGCTGGGATGAACGCGTTGGTGCTCGGGCCCTGTGCAGAGAAACACACGGCGTAGAGGAAGCAGGAGTGTTAATATCGCGCTGCAAACTTACCGAGGGTTGGTGAGCGCCAGCGCGAGAAGTTTCCAGCTCGGCCTGCTTCTCGAGAAGGATCCGGATCTGCCACTCCACGGCCTCCAGTTCCAACTGCACCGCATGCAGCTCAAACGTGTCCTCACCTGCGCACAAAGGTAGAGAAACATCCAATACACTCGCCATTAGAGTAGCTTAGatgaaacaataatattgtgagaGAGAAGATTACAAACGCTAGCGTAGCGTGGGCGTGGCACGCCGCTAATGCTAACGGCTAAAGCTAGTAGCGAAAGTTCGGGAAGTCGGATAAAACTTGCGATATCAAGGTAAtccaaatgttttttatataaaaaatgttgggGATGTGTTCCCCCACCGAAAAAGAAAGAGTGATAGATTATAAGTTAGATTTTACgaggcaaaaacaaacaattatgaATCAGCTCGACGGAGCTCTGGCTCAAAACAGATCTTGGTTAAACACTCAAAACAAATACATCATGTTCCAGAaccatttttaacacaaaaatagATCGTTTCCTGTCATTTAATAGCTCATTTTAAACTTTATAGACAGAGCTTAAGTTGAACTCACCTTCCTTCAGCTGCGTTTACTGCGAACTGATAGGAAAGCGACCGGAACTCAATTCTTAAAGGAGCCGTGTACCATTTTTTACAAATTACTACAAACACAGAGGAGAACTTATAAGCATAGAAAATAACTCAAATAACAAAAATCAATATAAAAATACTGGGAGAGATTttgagtgaaataaataaattgatatAACATCTGTTACATTCACCTCCCCTAATTTCACCAAAATTCTGCATGTACAGAAAGAGGATGTTTTCTAAAGAATCACAATGCAAAAATTCCAGTTACAGCAATGAAAGCTATCTGTCTTAACAGATACAGAGAAATTTGAGGGTGATCAGACCTCAAAACCTCTTAGTAAAGTATGTTGCCAAGTACATCATACCACACTTAACCTTTGCAACAAATCCTCATTCACATTTTGTATATTACACTTAACGAAAAAAGATTTCTCAAAAAGataaaggaaaagaaaaaaaaatatatatatagaaagtaaTCTTCCTTCACAATCATAAAGATTAGAATAGGCTCAAAAGTGACTGAGACTTTTTCTGAAACCTGTCTGACAACTTAGCAATTTTAAATGGTTTTTGGGCCATGGTTTCAATCAAAcggtttactttttttattactcTACCAGCTCGTGTTGTAACCGTGCCTTGCGCTTGGTCAGGAACTGACACTGACACATCATCACAGACAGGTAAGTCTGGGTCAGTGATACCTAAACTGGTAAATTCAACTGTTGCCATTACTTTATCACAATCAGAAGTTCCTGCGCTCAGTGTTTCATCAGGGAGCAACAGGTTTTGACCTTCTGGAGCAGAATCAACACAGTAAGTGCTATCGCTCTCATCTTCTTCCTGTTCCATTTGTACATCAAATGATTTCAAACTCTTTGAGACATTGTCATTGAATACTAATGACTGTTTTTCAGGATCTTCGTCCTCCAAGGAATCAGTGGAGTTTGTTGATTGGCTCTCGCAGTCAGAATCGTTTGTGCAATCAGCAACTGAAGATCCACATGTTTCATCCTCAAGACAAGTCACTGGTAAGAAACTGATGTCTAAGAGCATATTTCGATGTACCACTTTAATGTGTCCTTTGTCATCTCTCACTTTGTATACGTGTATCTGAGGGTCATTATCCACAATAGTGTAAACAGTAGGTTCCCATCTATCGGCCAACTTTCTCTCCCCTCTTTCTCCTTTATTGGCAATGAGCACTCTATCTCCATTGTTCAAATGTACTCCCTTGATCTTGCGGTTATAAATCTTTGTCTGTTTCCTCTGTTCTTGCACAGCATGTTTTTGAGCAATTTCAGCTGCTTCGTGAAGATAAGACATTAAAGTTGCAACATAGCTGCTGTAATCAACAATCACTGGATCCTTCGATACTTGCTTGAACATTACATCCACAGGTAATCGTGGAACACGTCCAAACATGAGTTGGAAAGGTGCATAACCCGTCGTCTCATGTACTGTGGAGTTGTACGCGAAGGTCAGAGTCTGAATTTGTTGCGGCCACTTATCCTTAGATCTCAAAGGCAAGGAGCGAAGCATATTCCCTAGGGTTCGGTTGAACCGCTCTGTGATACCATTGCCCATACGATGGTATGCAGTCGTGCGAGATTTGGAGACCCcagaaagtgttaacaattcAGCAATGAGCTCACATTCGAAATTTGTTCCTTGATCTGTGTGGATCCGCTCAGGGAAACCATACACGCAGAACACATGGTCCCATAACTTCCGAGCAACTTGCTTAGCCGTCTGGTTGATGCAAGGAAAGGCGTGTGCAAGTTTAGTGAAATGGTCCGTCAGAACCAACACATCCACTGAGTGCTGTTTATTATCCTCTGCACTCCAAAACACTGCAACACTTCACGTATTCTCTAATCTCATGCTCCATCTTGGGCCAGACGAAGCGCTGTCTTGCCAAGTGAACTGTTCTAGCCTGTCCTTGGTGACCGGCAAGATCATGCAGACCATGTAGGGCTTTTCCTACCATGCTCTGAGGCAGAACATACTGATGTCTTCTCTGTCTGCTTATTGGGTCCTTAGTTACCCTGTACAGAATCCCATCACACACTTTTAAGTGATCCCATTGCTTGACAAGAGCCAACGCTTTGTAGTCGAGCTTTTCTCTCTCTCGTCTGGAAGGGCGTCTTTTACGAAGTACGAAAGGGAGTACCTTGGAAATGGTAATGTCGAGCTCTTGACTTCTCTCCAACTCGTCATGAGAGAACATAAGCAGAGGTTGTTCATTTTGGCTAGTGGCTGCAGCCTGCTGAACTAATTGCACTAACTGAACTGCTCGTGTCACTGCCGCTGTTTCTCAATCACCTTGGACTTGGCAAAGTGTCTTAACAGCTGCTGGATCACATAACTGCACGTGACAGCTTGATTGACATCCAATCTGATCACTTATCTTGTGGCACTCAACCTTCAGACGAAACACATCCTGTATGCCTTCTTCTTCTACAGCATCAGCTTCAGTAAGTAAGCGGTTGTAACTCATTCATGAGCCTATGACTAATTGatcttgcaaatggatctctgcttAAGGTGTCAGCCACAATGTTCTTAACTCCTGCAATATGTTTGATGTCAAAAGAATAAGGGGCCAATTTTGAAACCCACCTTTGTTCACAGGCATCGAGTTTTGGCTTAGTCATAATGTGCGTAAGTGGATTGTTGTCAGTCCAAACTGTGAAGCTGTGCCCCTTGAGCCAGTGGCTGAACTTTTCGCACACACTCCACTTCAAAGCCAAAAACTCGAGCCTGTGCGCAGGGTACTTCTTCTGTGACGTGGTCAGGGTTTTGCTGGCAAAGGCAATTGGCCGAG is part of the Chanodichthys erythropterus isolate Z2021 chromosome 11, ASM2448905v1, whole genome shotgun sequence genome and harbors:
- the LOC137030773 gene encoding uncharacterized protein, with protein sequence MACTPAASELIFLSQTSNHSLCSAHFIDRNVSVVQSIETVSIPRIVRFNNKNKGSRKNLIVIKPDFCKITEQKQSLKLGLLNIRSLTPKAVIIKEIITDNSLDVICLTETWLKANHYFGLNESCPPGYRYKNKCRLIGCGGGVATIYREILNVTQRTNYRFNSFEILMLNVTLSDISKKSLLSLALATIYRPPGPYADFLKEFADFLSDLLVNVDKALIVGDFNIHVDNINDTLGAAFTDLLNSFGVEQNVTGPTHRLNHTLDLIISHGINPTDIEILPQSDDVSDHYLVTCVLHTDDICQIAPRYRLGRTILPTTIDKFTNNLPDLSQLLIVPEHANDLEEMTSSMLEAQNVVVSVAASQAVDSDDGIFFCLRTANVSVSVSLDEPETQNGIVSVSVSPITGPIKSSFLPGLSTGGLLPAL